A window of the Lactuca sativa cultivar Salinas chromosome 7, Lsat_Salinas_v11, whole genome shotgun sequence genome harbors these coding sequences:
- the LOC111902864 gene encoding BTB/POZ domain-containing protein At5g48130: MNASGSTSLSASILSSPLSSPNVTALLKIKIISWSQETGLPASVCVHVANRIFNLHKYPLFSKSGYFNRKLTESNEIKLPDNFPGGPEAFEMISLFIYGSSTLVDPFNVAALRCASEYLEMTEEYTSGNLCERFDIYLNQVVLQSWEDTLIVLQQCQNLVPWAEELLIVSRCIESLAFMACMEILDPERRRDQPVVTLEALSFQKWSDEMVQEVLSQDVWIKDLIALPFGYFKRVIASLRRQGMKEKYVTPIVLFYANSILSDENGRKEDIAMLLKGILDLLNMGEKGSKVIPVGFYFILLSKSLKLDLDKEYTLKLQNQISGVLHMAQVEDFVETESGTGGIEMEIIENIFSTYALFNMCGNNSPSPYNFVVAELWDSYLTRVASDMKMELKRFMELIEIVPVSCRQNHDHLYRALDIFLQMHPELSQDEKSTVCKYINCQKLSQEVCVEAVQNELMPLRLIVQALFIQQLNTHKALKECSDSFRYTHNGDFSGSLTSSRYAHSKSQNLVESPCDLQDTRNKPLSFLIQKDLSSQKPELHKTEYESTSFRIQSLEQQLMTLKRTLQLQNTSKKGGQVSTKGELEGRTMNKRRTPIGQMTNCIGTVNFASQRKYASRLLKVFRRFSLFGRTKPKRKQSVTSIRPKSV; the protein is encoded by the exons ATGAATGCTTCTGGTTCCACTTCTCTTTCTGCTTCCATACTTTCAAGTCCTTTGTCTTCTCCAAATGTCACTGCTCTTCTCAAGATCAAGATCATTTCATG GAGTCAAGAAACAGGTTTACCCGCTTCAGTTTGTGTCCATGTTGCTAACAGAATCTTCAATCTTCACAAG TATCCTTTATTCTCCAAAAGCGGATACTTCAACAGAAAACTAACCGAATCAAACGAAATTAAGTTACCCGATAACTTCCCAGGTGGACCCGAGGCTTTTGAAATGATCTCACTTTTCATATATGGATCATCCACATTAGTCGACCCTTTTAATGTTGCAGCATTAAGATGTGCATCCGAATATCTAGAAATGACTGAAGAATACACTTCAGGCAACTTATGTGAACgttttgatatatatttaaacCAAGTAGTATTACAAAGTTGGGAAGACACATTAATTGTCCTACAACAATGTCAAAATCTTGTCCCATGGGCTGAAGAGCTTTTGATTGTGAGTCGATGCATTGAATCTTTAGCTTTCATGGCTTGCATGGAGATTCTTGATCCAGAAAGAAGAAGAGATCAACCCGTTGTGACTTTAGAAGCTTTAAGCTTTCAAAAATGGAGTGATGAAATGGTTCAAGAGGTCTTGAGCCAAGATGTGTGGATAAAAGACCTTATCGCCCTTCCGTTTGGGTATTTCAAAAGGGTAATCGCGTCTTTAAGAAGACAAGGGATGAAAGAAAAATACGTTACACCGATTGTATTATTCTATGCGAACTCTATACTTTCTGATGAAAATGGAAGGAAAGAAGATATAGCTATGTTGCTAAAAGGGATTCTTGATTTGCTTAATATGGGTGAAAAGGGTAGTAAGGTAATTCCAGTTGGGTTTTATTTCATTTTGCTATCTAAATCGTTGAAACTTGATTTAGACAAGGAGTATACTCTAAAGTTACAAAATCAGATTTCTGGGGTGTTACATATGGCGCAAGTTGAAGATTTTGTTGAAACGGAAAGTGGGACAGGTGGCATTGAGATGGAGATAATAGAGAATATATTTTCGACTTATGCTTTGTTTAACATGTGTGGAAATAATAGTCCTTCACCTTATAATTTTGTTGTTGCGGAATTATGGGACTCATATCTTACTCGTGTAGCTAGTGACATGAAAATGGAGTTGAAAAGATTTATGGAGCTCATTGAAATTGTACCCGTATCTTGTAGGCAAAATCATGATCATCTTTATAGAGCTTTGGATATTTTTCTACAG ATGCACCCCGAATTGTCACAAGACGAAAAGAGTACGGTATGCAAATACATCAACTGTCAAAAACTATCACAAGAAGTTTGTGTCGAAGCCGTCCAAAACGAATTAATGCCTCTACGGTTAATAGTCCAAGCACTTTTCATTCAACAACTAAACACACACAAAGCCTTAAAAGAATGTTCGGACTCCTTTCGATACACACACAATGGAGACTTTTCGGGAAGTCTCACAAGCTCAAGATACGCACACTCAAAAAGCCAAAATCTTGTAGAGAGTCCATGTGATTTACAAGACACGAGAAACAAACCACTCAGTTTCTTGATACAAAAAGATTTATCATCTCAAAAACCCGAGTTACACAAGACAGAATATGAGTCTACAAGTTTCAGAATTCAATCACTTGAACAACAATTGATGACATTGAAAAGAACCCTTCAATTACAAAACACGTCCAAGAAAGGTGGACAGGTTTCAACAAAAGGCGAGTTAGAGGGAAGAACAATGAATAAAAGGAGAACCCCAATTGGTCAAATGAC